In Pseudomonas sp. HR96, the DNA window CTACCGAGGCCATGGCGGCCAAGCTGGCGATCCAGCAGCCGGCCCGCTTCGCTTCGCTGCCCGGCGGCTCGACCGCCGACCAGCGCTACGCCCTGCCCGGCGATGACACGGCGGCGATCCGTTGTGGCGAGCAGTATCAACTGCTGGCGATCGAGGGCATGTTGCCGGCGTTCGTCGAGCAGGCGCCATGGTTCGCCGGCTGGTCGGCGGTGATGGCCAACGTCAGTGACATCACTGCCATGGGCGGCCGCGCCACGGCCGTGGTCAACGCCTACTGGCACCATCAGGACGAGCCGGCCGAACAGCTGTTGGCCGGCATCCGTGCCGCCTGCGACGCCTACGGCCTGCTGCTTGCCGGCGGCCATACCAGCCTGGCTGCGGGCAACCCCGCCGCGCTGGCCGTGGCCATCATCGGCTGGGCACGCAGCCTGCTCTCGACCTGGCATGTGCAACCGGGGCAGATGCTCGCCACCGCCGTCGACCTCGACGGCCAGTGGCACGGCAACGCAGCCTACTGGAAAGCCTTCGAGCACTGCCCGCCGGAGCGCCTGCGGGCCAAGCTGGAGGTCATCCCGCGGCTGGCCGAAGCCGGCCTGCTGCGCGCCGCCAAGGACATCAGCAACGCCGGCCTGCTCGGTACCCTGCTGATGCTGCTGGAAACCACCGGCTGCGGCGCGAGCATCCGCCTGGACGAGCTGCCGCGCCCCGCCGACGGCGACCTGGAGCGCTGGCTACAGGCGTTCCCCAGCTACGGCTTCGTGTTCACCCTGGCCCCTGAAGATTTCCCGGTGGTGCAGGCCGCGTTCGCCTACGAGGGCCTGCAGTGCAGCGCCCTTGGCGAAGTCAGCGCCAGTGCCCGCCTGGACGTGCAGCTGGGCAGCGCCCATGCCACCTTCTGGGACCTGGCCGCCGCCCCCTTCACCGGCATGACGCCTACCGCCCATCCCCATTCATCAAGGGAGCACTGACATGCCCGCCGTCACCGTTCACCTGCGCTGGCCCGATGGTCAGCACAGCAGCGCCTACTCGCCCTCCACGGCGATTCTCGACCACCTGCAGGCGGGCCACAGCTACCCGTTGGGCGATTTCATGAGCCGTGCCGAACGCGGCCTCAACGCCGCCAGCGAGCGGGTCAAGGTGGTCAAGGGCTTCTATTGCAGTTCGGCCATGGACAGCCTGGCCGGCTTGCGCATGCAGGCCCGCAGCTTGCCTGAGGACGCCCGGGTCGAGGTGCTGGAGTTGCTCATCCAGGGTGCCGGAAAAGTCCACGCCAGCGGTTACGGCGATATCTAGCCTTCCATAGCCAATGCGGAGCCACCCATGTCCCATTACAGCGTCATCATCGTCGGCGGCGGCCAGGCCGGCCTGTCAGCCAGCCACTACCTGCAAGCGCACAACATCGACCACCTGGTGTTGGAGAAGCACAGCCTGACCCACACCTGGCGCCAGCAGCGCTGGGATGCCTTCAGCCTGGTTACGCCCAACTGGCAGTGCGCCCTGCCCGGCCACGCCTACGCCGGCGACGACCCGCACGGGTTCATGGTGCGCGAACAGATCATCGCCTATCTCGACGCCTTCATCGCCAAGGTCGCCGCCCCGGTGCGCGAGGGCGTCAGCGTGCAACGCCTGGTGCCCCGCGTGGCGGGCGGCTATACCATGAGCACCTCGGCCGGAGAGTTCAGCGCCGATCAGGTGATCGTCGCCAGCGGTGGCTACCATACGCCGATCATTCCGCGTCTGGCCGAGCGGCTGCCGGCGGCCATCACCCAGCTGCACTCCGGGCAGTATCGCAACCCCCAGGCGCTGCCCGACGGTGCG includes these proteins:
- a CDS encoding sll0787 family AIR synthase-like protein, yielding MQADLDALLQRLRATEAMAAKLAIQQPARFASLPGGSTADQRYALPGDDTAAIRCGEQYQLLAIEGMLPAFVEQAPWFAGWSAVMANVSDITAMGGRATAVVNAYWHHQDEPAEQLLAGIRAACDAYGLLLAGGHTSLAAGNPAALAVAIIGWARSLLSTWHVQPGQMLATAVDLDGQWHGNAAYWKAFEHCPPERLRAKLEVIPRLAEAGLLRAAKDISNAGLLGTLLMLLETTGCGASIRLDELPRPADGDLERWLQAFPSYGFVFTLAPEDFPVVQAAFAYEGLQCSALGEVSASARLDVQLGSAHATFWDLAAAPFTGMTPTAHPHSSREH
- a CDS encoding MSMEG_0570 family nitrogen starvation response protein, with the protein product MPAVTVHLRWPDGQHSSAYSPSTAILDHLQAGHSYPLGDFMSRAERGLNAASERVKVVKGFYCSSAMDSLAGLRMQARSLPEDARVEVLELLIQGAGKVHASGYGDI